A genomic stretch from uncultured Cohaesibacter sp. includes:
- a CDS encoding methyl-accepting chemotaxis protein: MSIQSTEGGTSLVSAPLDAPGSSQKRSFSVFRNFKIGTRIYLGFAIVLCLLAGLTIYGNSKLTGLEGRIIFYGDKAGDALLLSDMQRAVTEVQLAAREYVGTSSPARAEEAEKEFKARFDVILNLMVDARDELQQPDRLALLNKIDGSLGAYKEGFVDITRLKEEAYHQLHDILAPTGDIITGALHDIHAGAYTSNQLPLLNKVGDAQESMLLARLAVVKFSSEGDREDKGKVTQHLAELENKLVQMRGAIVGDQNQFKLELAVKNVQLYEMSFRKMVEAIEESKRIRVETLDDGASEIMAAAKAITVSAKAEEESTQQEVNKQISDFHFMLLSVGAAALIAGIMSAFFIARGITKPMLLLTATMGRLAHDDLGVEVPGVERGDELGKMAAAVEVFKQNAIRARELEAEQEEQKRRTEQEKRQMMLAMADDFDAHVGSIVQTVSAASTELNASAKSMSDVSARTAKQVTDASAASQQTSGNVQTVASATEEMTSTIGEISEQVLQASKCARDAAGKVTHTTAQMATLAETSSKIGKVVEMISSIAEQTNLLALNATIESARAGEAGKGFAVVAGEVKALAGQTAKATDEIAKQIDEIQTASRDASNSMDEVSHVIQSLDEISAAIASAMEEQNAATKEISGSVFHAAQGTEVVSENIQHVSNASQEAAAASAQVMGAAEELNKQSALLKAEVDKFMEQVRNA, translated from the coding sequence ATGTCAATACAATCAACTGAGGGTGGTACTTCTCTTGTTAGTGCTCCGTTGGATGCTCCGGGCTCTTCGCAAAAGAGATCTTTCTCTGTCTTTCGAAATTTCAAGATCGGAACCCGGATCTATCTGGGGTTTGCGATCGTTCTTTGCCTTCTGGCAGGGCTGACTATCTATGGGAATTCGAAGCTCACAGGTCTGGAAGGACGCATCATATTCTATGGTGACAAGGCTGGGGATGCGCTTCTGCTTTCGGATATGCAACGCGCGGTGACAGAGGTTCAGTTGGCTGCGCGCGAGTATGTGGGCACCTCTTCGCCAGCCAGGGCAGAAGAGGCGGAGAAAGAGTTCAAGGCCCGGTTTGATGTCATCCTCAATTTGATGGTGGACGCGCGCGATGAATTGCAGCAGCCGGATCGTTTGGCTTTGCTCAACAAGATCGACGGCAGCCTTGGGGCCTATAAGGAAGGGTTCGTTGATATCACGCGGCTGAAGGAAGAAGCTTATCATCAGCTGCATGACATTCTCGCGCCTACTGGCGACATCATCACAGGTGCTTTGCATGATATTCATGCGGGAGCCTACACCAGCAACCAGCTGCCCTTGCTGAACAAGGTTGGAGACGCGCAGGAAAGCATGCTGCTTGCCCGGCTTGCGGTTGTGAAGTTTTCGTCCGAAGGAGATCGGGAAGACAAAGGCAAGGTGACCCAACATCTGGCAGAGCTGGAAAATAAGCTCGTTCAAATGCGCGGGGCGATCGTGGGCGACCAGAACCAGTTCAAGCTGGAGCTGGCGGTCAAGAATGTGCAGCTTTACGAAATGTCGTTCCGGAAGATGGTTGAGGCAATCGAAGAAAGCAAGCGCATCAGGGTTGAGACTCTGGATGATGGCGCTTCCGAGATTATGGCTGCTGCCAAAGCCATTACGGTTTCCGCCAAGGCCGAAGAAGAAAGCACTCAACAGGAGGTCAACAAGCAGATAAGCGATTTCCACTTTATGCTGCTGAGCGTTGGTGCTGCTGCCTTGATCGCCGGCATCATGAGCGCATTCTTCATCGCACGGGGCATTACCAAGCCGATGCTCTTGCTCACGGCAACCATGGGGCGTCTGGCGCATGACGATCTCGGGGTTGAAGTGCCTGGCGTTGAACGCGGCGACGAGCTTGGCAAGATGGCGGCGGCTGTGGAGGTTTTCAAACAGAATGCGATCAGAGCGCGTGAATTGGAGGCCGAACAGGAAGAGCAGAAGCGTCGCACAGAACAAGAAAAGCGCCAGATGATGCTTGCCATGGCGGATGACTTCGATGCCCATGTGGGCAGTATTGTTCAAACCGTCTCCGCAGCGTCTACCGAGCTCAATGCCAGTGCCAAGTCCATGTCTGATGTGTCTGCACGGACAGCCAAACAGGTCACGGATGCTTCGGCGGCGTCCCAGCAAACCTCGGGCAATGTCCAGACCGTTGCCTCGGCAACCGAGGAGATGACCAGCACGATTGGTGAAATCAGCGAGCAGGTGCTTCAGGCTTCCAAATGTGCGCGGGATGCTGCAGGCAAGGTGACCCATACCACCGCCCAGATGGCAACGCTGGCCGAGACGTCATCCAAGATTGGCAAGGTCGTGGAAATGATTTCGTCCATTGCCGAGCAGACCAATCTTCTGGCGCTTAACGCAACGATCGAATCGGCGAGAGCCGGGGAAGCGGGCAAGGGCTTTGCTGTCGTGGCTGGTGAGGTGAAGGCGCTTGCCGGGCAAACAGCCAAGGCAACCGATGAGATTGCAAAACAGATTGACGAGATCCAGACCGCTTCACGGGATGCTTCTAACTCCATGGATGAAGTCTCGCATGTGATTCAGAGTCTGGATGAGATTTCGGCTGCGATCGCTTCGGCTATGGAAGAACAGAATGCTGCGACCAAGGAAATTTCGGGCAGCGTCTTTCATGCCGCCCAGGGCACCGAGGTTGTCAGTGAGAATATTCAGCATGTTTCCAATGCCTCACAAGAGGCAGCGGCCGCATCCGCTCAGGTTATGGGAGCTGCGGAAGAACTGAATAAACAGTCAGCACTGCTCAAGGCTGAAGTCGACAAGTTCATGGAGCAGGTGCGCAATGCTTGA
- a CDS encoding RNA pyrophosphohydrolase, which translates to MAHKDTLPYRDCVGICLFNADNKVWIGNRYGASELENNSYTWQMPQGGIDKGEEPLEAAIRELYEETSIKSVSLIREAPEWLQYDFPDYVVKKGKIGKYKGQRQRWFAFRFEGDESEIDVINPAEGKHPQEFEGWRWDSLAKTPDLIVPFKRAVYLDVVKAFADLAD; encoded by the coding sequence ATGGCCCATAAAGATACCCTGCCCTACCGCGATTGCGTGGGCATCTGCCTGTTCAACGCCGACAACAAGGTTTGGATCGGCAACCGCTACGGCGCGTCCGAACTGGAAAACAACAGCTATACCTGGCAGATGCCTCAAGGTGGCATCGACAAGGGCGAGGAGCCCCTTGAGGCGGCCATCCGTGAACTTTATGAGGAAACCTCCATCAAGTCGGTATCCCTCATCAGGGAGGCGCCTGAGTGGCTCCAGTATGACTTTCCCGATTATGTCGTGAAAAAAGGAAAAATCGGCAAATATAAAGGCCAGAGACAAAGATGGTTCGCCTTTCGCTTCGAAGGAGATGAGTCCGAAATTGACGTCATCAATCCTGCTGAGGGCAAGCACCCACAGGAATTCGAAGGCTGGCGCTGGGACTCTCTTGCCAAAACACCAGACCTCATCGTGCCCTTCAAGCGAGCTGTCTATCTGGATGTCGTGAAGGCCTTCGCCGATCTGGCCGACTGA
- a CDS encoding divergent polysaccharide deacetylase family protein, producing the protein MAASDLSKPLGQNQSDPSGISRLFMFGSFGLLALVLLGLASVIMLADNPDGGLPTSEVDLNASIGSDSRVGVAGIRPSIKPGIPETTLPDQQAARSPELAEAMPQSTNSTDEIRVLDPADPSLNSAAATASTVPFKAFARPVNTDAIAGLPKIAIIVDGLGLSQTTTEEALALLPPDVTLAFAPYGNSLARWTRKARSQGHELLVQVPMEPFDYPNNDPGPHTLLTSANAEANKANLNWVLERFDQYVGVINYMGARFASDELAGSEFMTELKNKGLLYVENGSSGRSHLNTIASKMSIPNLRSDLVIDFRGRPSDIETRLVQLESIAQESGSALGVASAFPTSIRSISDWTQSLRQRGFALVPVTTLLKQ; encoded by the coding sequence ATGGCGGCGAGTGATCTGAGTAAGCCTCTGGGCCAGAATCAAAGCGACCCATCCGGGATAAGCCGGCTGTTCATGTTCGGCTCCTTCGGGTTGCTGGCGCTGGTTTTGCTTGGCCTCGCGTCCGTCATCATGCTGGCAGACAATCCCGATGGCGGATTGCCGACCAGCGAAGTGGACCTCAACGCCTCCATCGGGTCTGATTCCCGCGTCGGCGTTGCCGGCATTCGCCCCAGCATCAAGCCGGGCATACCGGAAACCACACTCCCCGACCAACAGGCGGCGCGCTCACCAGAGCTGGCTGAAGCCATGCCTCAAAGCACGAACAGCACCGATGAGATCCGCGTGCTCGACCCTGCCGACCCCAGCCTGAATTCGGCCGCCGCAACCGCAAGCACGGTCCCCTTTAAGGCCTTCGCACGCCCGGTCAACACCGATGCCATTGCCGGTCTACCCAAAATCGCCATCATCGTGGACGGCCTTGGCCTCTCTCAAACCACAACCGAAGAAGCTCTGGCCTTGCTGCCGCCGGACGTAACCCTGGCCTTCGCACCCTACGGCAACAGCCTTGCCCGCTGGACACGCAAAGCACGCAGCCAGGGCCATGAGTTGCTGGTGCAGGTTCCCATGGAACCTTTTGACTATCCCAACAATGACCCCGGTCCGCACACCCTCCTCACCTCGGCCAACGCCGAAGCGAACAAGGCCAATCTCAATTGGGTGCTGGAACGGTTTGATCAATATGTTGGGGTCATCAACTATATGGGCGCCCGCTTTGCCTCCGATGAGTTGGCCGGTTCCGAATTCATGACCGAGCTGAAAAACAAGGGCCTCCTCTATGTTGAGAATGGCTCATCCGGCCGCAGTCACCTCAACACGATTGCCAGCAAGATGAGCATCCCCAATCTGCGTTCCGATCTCGTAATCGACTTCCGGGGCCGCCCCTCGGATATTGAGACACGCCTTGTCCAGCTTGAGTCCATCGCGCAGGAGAGCGGCTCGGCGCTTGGTGTCGCCTCGGCTTTCCCCACCTCGATCAGATCCATTTCCGACTGGACCCAGTCCCTGCGGCAGCGCGGTTTCGCACTGGTGCCCGTCACCACACTTCTGAAGCAATAA
- a CDS encoding S41 family peptidase, with protein sequence MIRKLSLLLIGALMGAGLVATLSVASWEATGTANAASSDTYRQLNLFGDVFERVRREYVEIPDDDKLIASALNGMLTSLDPHSSYMSPDSFEDMTVETQGEFGGLGIQVTMDKGVVKVISPMDDTPAHAAGILADDYITHLDGQPVRGMTLSEAVDKMRGKVGTKIKLTIVRENVEKPIEVEITREIIKLTSVKFKAQGDVGYIRITQFNGQAFAGLTDAIEKLEEEIGEDKIKGYILDLRSNPGGQLDQSIAVADTFLDQGEIVSTRGRNKEEVKRYYSRAGDLAKGHPLIVLINGGSASASEIVAGALADHHRATLVGSKSFGKGSVQTIIPLSNNGAIRLTTARYYTPSGTSIQAKGIVPDIFVKQELPDDLKDKFPQTTTTEATLKGHLEAEGESETATDALLAEDGKGEEAKDEKEAYSPSYVPVDAEKDTQLQFALELMRGEITNDAFPPKGETE encoded by the coding sequence ATGATCCGGAAACTTTCACTATTGCTAATCGGCGCTCTCATGGGAGCAGGTCTGGTCGCGACCCTTTCAGTTGCCTCTTGGGAGGCGACAGGAACAGCCAACGCCGCAAGTTCGGACACCTATCGCCAACTCAATCTGTTTGGTGATGTATTCGAACGCGTACGGCGCGAATATGTCGAAATTCCCGACGATGACAAGCTGATCGCTTCAGCCCTAAACGGAATGCTGACCTCTCTTGATCCGCATTCAAGCTACATGTCCCCGGACAGCTTTGAAGACATGACCGTTGAAACGCAAGGCGAATTCGGCGGACTTGGCATTCAGGTGACCATGGACAAAGGCGTCGTCAAGGTTATCTCCCCTATGGATGACACCCCGGCGCATGCTGCGGGCATTCTGGCGGATGACTATATCACCCATCTGGATGGTCAACCCGTGCGCGGCATGACCCTCAGCGAAGCTGTCGATAAGATGCGCGGCAAAGTCGGCACCAAAATCAAGCTGACGATCGTACGCGAAAATGTCGAAAAACCGATCGAAGTTGAGATCACACGCGAGATCATCAAGCTGACCTCGGTCAAGTTCAAGGCACAGGGCGATGTTGGCTATATCCGTATCACCCAGTTCAACGGACAGGCTTTTGCCGGTTTGACGGATGCCATCGAGAAACTCGAAGAAGAAATCGGCGAAGACAAGATCAAGGGTTACATTCTTGACCTGCGGTCCAACCCGGGCGGGCAACTCGATCAGTCCATCGCCGTGGCCGACACCTTCCTTGATCAGGGCGAAATCGTCTCGACGCGTGGTCGCAACAAGGAAGAAGTCAAACGCTACTATTCCCGTGCGGGCGATCTGGCCAAGGGGCATCCGCTTATCGTGCTCATCAATGGTGGCTCAGCCTCCGCATCCGAGATTGTTGCCGGGGCTCTGGCCGATCATCACCGGGCCACACTCGTCGGCTCCAAATCATTCGGCAAGGGATCGGTTCAGACCATCATCCCTCTGAGCAACAATGGCGCAATTCGCCTGACCACGGCACGTTATTACACTCCGTCTGGAACCTCCATTCAGGCCAAGGGCATCGTGCCTGACATTTTCGTCAAGCAGGAACTGCCCGATGATCTCAAGGACAAGTTCCCGCAGACAACGACGACGGAAGCCACACTGAAGGGGCATTTGGAAGCTGAAGGCGAAAGCGAAACAGCAACCGACGCTCTTCTGGCAGAAGACGGCAAAGGGGAAGAAGCAAAGGATGAGAAGGAAGCCTATTCTCCATCCTATGTGCCTGTCGATGCGGAAAAAGACACCCAGCTTCAGTTCGCTCTTGAGCTGATGCGCGGTGAAATCACCAATGACGCATTCCCTCCCAAAGGGGAAACTGAATAA
- a CDS encoding peptidoglycan DD-metalloendopeptidase family protein: protein MLALMPKAGQAQNTQPLPIPAPEAPANIPAPAADAEPSATQSPQKTEAELQAERALKARLKARKEQEEALAQLESSIAVSQKRQEELGAEIDQLKSDRQTIQSDMIATGKRISNLESSISQREDRLRVLFEDQTELKVSLAEERDSLSEILAALQRIGRNPPPALVIRPNEALDAVRSAILLSTLVPEIRVEANALATQLAEMIRLQKDIEQEKDALQSSLASLQEENERLALLIEKKKTQEATTAQAAEQEQQKTSELAAKARTLEQLINGMEQEIEAARIAVKEAKEAEKRALQQEIETKKQKIAALKDAARLSPAIPFVKMKGLMHLPANGAIIKTYGNNDGFGGQTKGMSVATRIGAQVSSPADGWIVYAGPFRSFGKLLIINAGGGYHIVLSGMDEVYPEVGSFVLANEPVGKMQQTRLASSDLLDASASRPVLYIEFRKDGVAIDPSPWWTADLKEKADG, encoded by the coding sequence ATGCTCGCCTTGATGCCAAAGGCAGGGCAGGCTCAAAATACCCAACCGCTTCCTATACCGGCCCCCGAAGCACCCGCCAATATCCCTGCACCCGCAGCAGACGCGGAGCCGTCCGCCACCCAGTCTCCCCAGAAAACCGAAGCCGAACTGCAAGCAGAGCGGGCCCTGAAAGCACGCCTGAAGGCGCGCAAGGAGCAGGAGGAAGCCCTCGCCCAGCTGGAATCCAGCATTGCGGTTTCCCAAAAGAGACAAGAAGAACTAGGCGCGGAAATTGATCAGCTGAAGTCGGATCGCCAAACCATCCAGAGCGATATGATCGCCACCGGGAAGCGCATTTCCAATCTGGAGAGCTCCATTTCACAGCGGGAAGACCGGCTGAGAGTGTTGTTTGAAGACCAGACCGAGCTGAAAGTTTCTCTGGCAGAGGAGCGGGATTCACTCTCCGAGATCCTTGCCGCCCTGCAAAGAATTGGCAGGAACCCGCCACCGGCTCTTGTCATTCGCCCCAATGAAGCACTGGATGCTGTGCGCTCGGCCATCCTGCTTTCCACCCTGGTTCCCGAAATCCGGGTGGAGGCCAACGCCCTGGCGACCCAGTTGGCAGAAATGATCCGATTGCAAAAAGATATCGAACAGGAAAAGGACGCGCTGCAATCCAGCCTGGCCAGCCTGCAAGAGGAAAATGAACGCCTCGCCCTGCTGATCGAGAAAAAGAAGACACAAGAAGCAACCACGGCGCAAGCGGCAGAGCAGGAGCAGCAGAAAACATCCGAACTGGCAGCAAAAGCACGCACGCTTGAACAGCTCATAAATGGCATGGAGCAGGAAATCGAAGCAGCCCGCATTGCCGTCAAGGAAGCGAAAGAAGCCGAGAAAAGAGCCCTTCAGCAGGAAATTGAAACAAAAAAGCAGAAGATAGCCGCATTAAAAGATGCCGCTCGCCTTTCTCCTGCCATACCTTTTGTTAAGATGAAAGGCCTTATGCATTTACCTGCCAATGGTGCAATTATAAAAACCTATGGCAATAATGATGGATTTGGAGGCCAAACCAAGGGCATGTCCGTTGCGACACGCATTGGTGCGCAGGTCTCCAGCCCGGCAGATGGTTGGATTGTCTATGCAGGCCCCTTCCGGTCATTCGGGAAACTCTTGATTATCAATGCCGGAGGCGGCTACCATATCGTTCTGTCAGGAATGGACGAAGTATATCCCGAAGTTGGGAGTTTTGTTTTGGCCAATGAACCTGTAGGAAAGATGCAGCAGACGAGACTGGCTTCCAGTGATCTTTTGGATGCAAGCGCCTCACGGCCAGTTTTATATATTGAATTCAGAAAAGATGGTGTTGCGATCGATCCTTCACCATGGTGGACAGCAGATTTGAAGGAAAAGGCAGACGGATGA